The Elusimicrobiota bacterium sequence TTGGGCGATCAAAGCCTCCAACCATTTCGGCGAACGAGGGGGCTGGACGCGGGGGGGGCCCGCTGACGGCGTTAACGACAATAATTTTGCCGCGGCCTCGGACCTTCCCCCTCCGCCGCCCTCTGGACTGACCGCCCTTCCGGGGGATCGCGAGGTCCTTCTCCACTGGAATCCCGTGGCCGTCTCGGATCTTGCTTTTTACCGAATCGATGTGGACGCCACGGCGCCGTATGATTTCTTCGATGCCTTCTCGCTGGCCGTCGGCTCGGCCACCGTGTCTTTTCTCCACACGGGTCTCGTGAATGGCACCACTTACACCTATCGACTGGTCTCGGTGGATAAGGGCGCGCCACTCTATGCCGGGATCGCCCTGCCCGGCGCGCCGTCCTCCAGCCTCTTCGCCATCCCTGTCCCTCCGCCGGACTTGATTTTTCCAAACCCTTTGGCTGGAGTGTGGGGCGAAATCCTGTCGGGGTCCCCCAATCAAATCCGGGTCCATTGGAGCCGAGTCCTCCGAAATGTCGACGGCTCCCCAGCGGCCGATCTCGCGGGCTACGATCTCTTTCAATCCACGGGCCGGTGGGGGCCCTGGCTTCCGCTTGTTTCCCTTGGAATTAACATGTTCAGTTTCGACACCCCGCTGGACGGATCGCCCGCCCTCGCTTATTTTCGTGTGGTCGCCAGGGACACCAGCGGCAATCCTTCGTCCGATTCGGCGCTCATGGAGGTCCGCGGAGATGGGACGGACCTCCGCCTCCTTTTCATATCCGACGATCCCACATCCTATTTTAGCCTGACCGATACGCTGGCCCGGAATCTGTTGAGGACGCACACGGGCCTCTCCGAGGACCTGGTCCTGGAAGGGCTCCGACAAACCTCGCGGGAAGGACCGGACACGGTCAAGAGCGTGCAGTTCCAGGTTCTCGAGGGGTACGGAGGCGGGATCCTTAACAATTTTGTCTTCCTTCCGCCGGAGGCGCTGGTTGTTATCGGGTATCCCGTGTCGGGCGGGGAAATTCGACCGGGGATCCCGGAATATTCGGCGGCCGACGTTTTGGGCCTTTTTTGGTTTAACGGGGTCGATTTCACCCGTGTCCGAGCGGAAGTGAGCCTCGCCGAAAAAACCATGGTTCACCGGGGCGGACGCGTGGGACTTTTCGAAATCCATCTCGCTGGCCCCGTGGAAGGAACGGCGTTGGTCCTGGTGCGGCCCCGTGTTTTCACGCCGAACGGCGACGGGTGGAACGACCAGGTCGTCTTTGAGATACAAAATCCCAACCGGGCGACGATCTCCGGAAAGGTTTTTGACGCGCGCGGGACGCTGGCCGCTCCGCTGGCTCCGGGACCAACCCCGGACACGCTCATATGGGATGGAAAACTGGACGGCCATACCGCCCCCGGAGGGGTGTATGTTTATGAAATTTCTGTTTCCGGGCGCACCATGACAGGCACCGTGGTGGTGATGCGATGAGCGGAACCGGTCGGAGGAATGCAATAATCGGACGTTGGCTAGTCGCCATGGCCTCTTTTTTAGGGGGCCCAACGGCCCTGCTCGCTTCTTTCGAGCCTGTTCCCTTGGGAGCGCGGGAGGCGGGTTTTACCGAGGCGCTGAACGCCGTTTCGGACGATTCCTTTGCGGTCGTCACCAATCCGGCCGGGCTGGTCTTGGTGGAAAAACCGGAGTTTTCAACCACCTACGCTCAACCGTTCGCGAGCTTAGACGACGGCTCGCGGATCTCCCGCGCTTTCCTTAGCTTCACCCGGCCTCAACCGCTTCGATTTCGGAAAGCGGCCTACGCCGCCAGCTTTTTCCGGACGTCTTTGGGGGGCCTTTACGCCGAAGACACATTGAGCGGCGCGGCCGCCCGGGAATTCGGCGAGCGGGCGATTTTGGGTGCCACCGGAAAAATCCTGCGCCGAACGTATGGGGCCTCGGCGGATGTCTCCCGGGCGATCCAAACCCAGACGGGGGTCACCAGCGGCGGAGCGGACCCACTGCTTTCCTCCGCGCGGGCGACCACCGTTTTCACGGCCGACGTCGGCGCGCTTTGGAAACTCAATAACGGCGGTCGTATCGGCGCCGCCATGCGAAATGTCACTCGTCCGGATTTGGCGGCTGGGGATGATTTCGACCCCGCGCCGGTGACGTTCGACCTAGGCTGGGCGGCCCAGCGGTGGGGGATCCTGCTGGCCGCCAACTACAGCCATGTGCGGTACGCCGACCGCCGGGAAGATGCCTTGAGTTTGGGGGTCGAACGATGGATCACCACCCGCGTAGGTCTGCGTGGCGGGATCCTCACCGGGTCCCACGAGCGCGGAGAGGGATCCGTGGGGTTAAGCTACCGGCGATTTCCAATGCAATTCGACTACGCCTTTGGCTACGCGCTCTCCGACGCCTCCGGATCTTCCGGGAGCCATATCCTTTCAATGACCTTCCGTTTCGGAGACCAAATCTCCCCGATTAAAAAGTCCCGGGACTTTCGGCCGACCGTTAAAAACGCGGAGCCGATGAATCCCGTTTCCGTTTCCGCCCCGCTTCGCCGCGAAGAAATTGTCCTGCCCATGGTGCCGATGGAACCGAACCCCGCGCTCACGCCCGACGTGGCCGAAACGTACGCCGCCGTACTCGATGCCTACGCCGCCAAAATAAAGAAAAATGAACCGATCGAAGATCGAGCCGCTCTGTTGGAAGTCCTCTTTTCAGATTTTGAGGAACGCGGCCTGGATACGCGCGTTATCAAAATCGAAATGGCCGCCCTGGAACGGGCGGAAGCCGATGCCTCCCGTCATTATTCGGCCTTCTGGGCCTATTACAAAAATTCCAAATCCGGCGCCACCGGGCGGGATCGGACCTCCTTCCTTCATTGGCTGATCGAAACGTTCCGACCAACGGGCGTCGATGTGTCCGAAGCGGAACGCGAATTGGAAAAAAACCTAAAAAACAAATAGCCGGGCGGCTAATGTGTCCTTGTCAACGGATAAGGAAATTTCTAAGATACGTCTTTGGCTTCCTCGGTGCGGTACCCAAGCGGCCTAAGGGGGAAGTCTGCAAAACTTCTATTCGCCGGTTCAAATCCGGCCCGCACCTCCACTCTGAACCATGAGCCAAAGAAAAAGAGATTACTCCGAGAGCCATGCCCGGTCGGGCATAAAGGAAGCGTTGCCGGTCATTGAATGCTGGGAGAACCAATATCCCGGGTACGGGATCGAATTGGTCTTCCCGGAGTTCACCTCCGTGTGCCCAAAAACCGGCCTGCCGGATTTCGGGACTCTCACCATTCGGTATCAGCCGGAGCGGTGGGTTTTGGAGACGAAGTCGTTGAAGCTTTATTTGAACGCTTTTCGGGACCTTGGAATATTCACGGAGAACGTGGTCAATCGGGTTCTCGCCTCCGTCGTTTCCTGCGCCAAGCCCCGGTGGGCCGAGGTGGAAGGCCGGTTTTCGGCGCGGGGGGGAATCGAAGCCCGTATCACGGCGCGGCACGGGCGAAATAAAAGCAACGCCCATTTGCTCGGTTAGCTCAGTTGGTTAGAGTACCTCCTTGACATGGAGGGGGTCACAGGTTCGAGTCCTGTACCGAGCACCATTTCAACTTAGACGTGCCCTCCGCGGCACGGGAGCAGGGTCAACCCAAATGCCAGACGTTCAAGAATCCGTCGAGTCTAATCAAGAATATCTTCAGAAGCTCCGCCACTCCACGACCCACGTCATGGCCCAGGCGGTCCAGGAACTCTTTCCCGGGACCAAAATCACCATCGGCCCTCCCGTGGAAGACGGGTTCTATTACGACTTCGATTGCCCCCACCCGTTCACTCCGGAAGATCTTCCAAAAATCGAATCCCGCATGCAGGAAATCGCGGCGGGGAACCATCGCTTTGTGATGAGCACCCATTCCGCGGAAGATGCCAAAGCCTTTTGGGGCGAGAAAGGGGAAAACTTCAAAGTCGAGCTGATCCGCGACCTGGGGTCTCCCACCGTCACTTATTGCACCCACGGAACCTTCACGGACCTTTGCCGTGGCGGCCACGTGGAGACGACAAAAGAAATCCGCCATTTCAAACTGACCAAGATCGCGGGCTCCTATTGGCGCGGAGACGAAAAACGCGAGAGGCTCCAACGCCTCTACGGCACGGCCTGGCCGACAAAAGAAGCCCTGGACGCCTATCTCGCCCGAGTCGAAGAGGCTAAAAAACGAGACCACCGGGAGCTGGGTCCTCGCTTGGGGCTCTTCTCCATCGAACACGAAGAAGGCGGCTCCGGGTTCATCTACTGGCTCCCCAAGGGCGCGGTGATGCGGCGGATCATTGAAGACACCCTCAAAAACTATCTCTCGGAGCACGGATACGATTTCGTTTACACTCCCCATGTGGCCCGTTCCGTTCTTTGGAAAACTTCGGGGCACCTGGACTATTACCGGGATAACATGTATCCCGCCATGGAATTGGAAAATCAGGAATTTCTCCTGAAACCCATGAACTGTCCGGGCCATATCCTGATTTACAAGTCCGCGCTCCATTCCTACCGCGAACTCCCGATTCGCTATGCCGAGTTCGGCACCGTTTATCGTTTTGAACGGAGCGGCGTCCTTCATGGACTGATGCGGGTCCGAGGGTTCACCCAGGACGACGCCCACATTTTCTGTCGGCCCGACCAGGTGGAAAAGGAAGTGGTTGATATTCTAAAAATCATCACCGAGATCCTTTCCATGTTCGGTTTCAAAGAATACGACATCAAACTTTCCACACGCCCCGAATCCTATTCAGGGACGCTGGACGGATGGGCCCACGCAGAGGGGGCGCTCAAAAAGGCCCTGGAGACCGTCGGGCTTCCCTACACCATCGATCCCGGCGAGGGCGTTTTCTACGGCCCGAAGATCGACCTGAAGATCAAGGATTCCCTGGGCCGGCAGTGGCAATGCTCCACCGTCCAGGTGGATTTCAACAACCCGGAACGGTTTCACATCCATTTCCGCGACGAGAAAGGCGGCGAAACCCAAGTATTCATGATCCATCGCGCGCTCTTGGGCTCCTTGGAACGATTCTTCGGTGTTTTGATCGAACACTATGCCGGGGCTTTCCCGCTTTGGTTGTCGCCCATCCAGGCGGCGGTATTGCCGATCTCGGACAAGTTCCAGGCTTACGCCGACGAGGTTTACGGAGCTCTGAAAAAAGAAGGTTTGCGCGTGTCCGTGAGCGCGACCGCTGACAAAATCGGAGCCAAGATCCGAGAGGCCACCCTTCAAAATCCCCTATATGCTGGTGGTCGGCGGGCGCGAAGCCGAAACGAAAACCGTCTCGGTGCGCACCCGGGAGGGGAAAGACCTCGGCGCTCTGCCCCTGGCGGATTTCATCCTTCGGCTGAAAGACGAGGCGGCGAAAAAAGCCTGAGCCGACGGGCAGAGAAGTTGAATTTTTAAGTTTGAAAAAAGGAAAAGGAGAAACCCATGAGTGACGTCGTTCGAGTTGGTCAGGCGGTGCCGGACTTTGAAATGGACGTGTTCAACCCCAAAAGCCATGAGTTCGAAAAAATCTCACTGGCGGACCTCAAGAAAAACAAGAAATGGACCGTCTTGGTGTTCTACCCCGCGGACTACACGTTCGTATGCCCCACGGAATTGGCCGACGTGGCCGTGAAACACGACGAGCTGGCCAAAGCGGGGGCTGAGGTGATCTCCGTCTCCACCGACACGAAATTCGTCCACCTGGCCTGGCAGAGGGAAGAAAAACTTCTCTCCGGCGTGAAATATCTGATGGGCGCGGATCCGACGGGGAAAGTCTCCCGCCTTTTTGGCGTTTACGACGAAGCCACCGGCTTGGCGCTTCGCGGCACCTTCATCATCAACCCGTAGCCACCCTGGTGGGCCGCGTGGCGGAAGCGCTCAAATAAATCCTTCGAATAAAAACCCTCCCCCGTCCCGTATGACGAATAGGATCCGCTTCGCGCGGGCCGGGTGGGGGATTTTTCTTTATGCCTGAAAATCAACACGTCGAAACCGCACCGCCGATGGACCGGCCCGCTCCTGAAAGCCGGGCGGGGGAACGCGCCCATGCGGTTGTCGTTGGGGGCGGGTTTGCGGGAGCGGCCGCGGCATCCGCCCTGGCGGAAGCCGGGGTCACGGTGACGTTGATTGAAGAGCGGGCCACGTTGGGGGGCCGGACGAGTTCCCTAAAAGACGGGGTCACCAAGCAGGATGTGGACAACGGGCAACATCTTTTTTTGGGCTCCTACCGCGACACCCGAGCCTTTCTGAAACGCCTCGGCGTTGAAGATCGGATTCTTTTCGGAAAATCCTTCTCGATTCCTTTTATCAACAGAATGGGCCACCGCTCGATTTTGGAACCGCGGGTGTTTTCCGGGAGGCTGGGGCTCCTGGCGGGAATCTTCGCTTTTCGGGAAATGAAATGGAGAGACCGGATCTCCCTGTTGTGGGGGTTGGGCCGCGCTCGATTTTTGGCCCCGGAACGTGTGCGGACGTTGACGGTTTCCCGATGGCTCACGACTCTTCGCCAAACTCCCGGCGCCCGCCGGGCTTTTTGGGACCCCCTTTGTTTGGCCACCTTAAACGAACAGCCCGACCGCGCGGCGGCGGAGGCCCTGCTCTGCGTGCTACAACAAGGAATATTTTCTGACGGTAAATCACGCTCCATGGGCCACGCCACTCTGCCCCTCAACCGGCTTTGGTCCATGGAACTGGGCCCTTACCTCCAGCGGGCCGATGGGCGGCTGGCCGCGCGGCAAAAGGCGACGGGGTTCCGGGTCGAAGGAAATCGAGTCACTTCTGTGGAGGTCGCCGGCGAATCCTTTGTGGACGCCGAGGTTTTTGTTCTCGCCACCGAGCTCGCCGCCGCGGAATTAATCGCCCCCGCACCCCTGCGTGAGGCCTTTGCGCCGATACAAAAACACGATCATGCTCCCATCGTGGCGGTCAACCTCTGGTTCAAAGAACCGCCCTTCAAGGAACCGCTGGTGGGCCTGCTCGATATGGATTTGCATTGGATCTTTAACCGCGAAACCCTATGGGGCCCCACCGCCGCCGGCCAAATTTCAGCGGTGATCAGCGCCGCTCGACCCCACCTCGGACGGACCTCGGAAGAACTGATCGCCTTGGCCCTGGCCGACCTCCGGCGCGCTTTCCCCGGCTTTCAAGAGGAGCCCCTCCACGCCTCCGTTCTCTGGGAACATCAGGCCACGCCATCGCCCACCCCCGATTTTATTAAACACCGTCTTCCCGTCCGAACCCCGCTGGCGAATTTTTCTGGCCGGCGATTGGGTGGACGTGGGTTGGCCCCCCACCATTGAAACCGCCTGCCGAAGCGGTCACCGCGCCGCGGAACAGGCGTTGGTCTATCTGCGCACCGCGGGGCGCCTTTCGAGCTTGGCGAAGGAATCTTCGGCATGCTGAAAGCCCTCATTTTTGATTGCGACGGCGTGATCGCGGATTCCGAACATTTGCACTTTCGCCTTTTTCAACAGGTCCTTTCCTCGGTGGGGATTTCTTTGACCCAAACGGACTACGTGGAAAAATATCTGGCCATGGACGACAAGGGATGTTTCAACGCGGTTTTCGCCGCGAACGGCAAAACGCTCCCTGACGATGAGAGGGCCCGCCTCATCGCTC is a genomic window containing:
- a CDS encoding gliding motility-associated C-terminal domain-containing protein, which translates into the protein MSLVSLAFLTGPPFLQASSTDAVALTVVVRPPPDGISDLRALTGDQITPAPALEGALSLAWTDPDPNDGTGTASSYDVRVATSGNLESDADFDVAPSHVQTWAPAPAGSAAVQLITGLEPGATYYWAIKASNHFGERGGWTRGGPADGVNDNNFAAASDLPPPPPSGLTALPGDREVLLHWNPVAVSDLAFYRIDVDATAPYDFFDAFSLAVGSATVSFLHTGLVNGTTYTYRLVSVDKGAPLYAGIALPGAPSSSLFAIPVPPPDLIFPNPLAGVWGEILSGSPNQIRVHWSRVLRNVDGSPAADLAGYDLFQSTGRWGPWLPLVSLGINMFSFDTPLDGSPALAYFRVVARDTSGNPSSDSALMEVRGDGTDLRLLFISDDPTSYFSLTDTLARNLLRTHTGLSEDLVLEGLRQTSREGPDTVKSVQFQVLEGYGGGILNNFVFLPPEALVVIGYPVSGGEIRPGIPEYSAADVLGLFWFNGVDFTRVRAEVSLAEKTMVHRGGRVGLFEIHLAGPVEGTALVLVRPRVFTPNGDGWNDQVVFEIQNPNRATISGKVFDARGTLAAPLAPGPTPDTLIWDGKLDGHTAPGGVYVYEISVSGRTMTGTVVVMR
- the queF gene encoding NADPH-dependent 7-cyano-7-deazaguanine reductase QueF, with translation MSQRKRDYSESHARSGIKEALPVIECWENQYPGYGIELVFPEFTSVCPKTGLPDFGTLTIRYQPERWVLETKSLKLYLNAFRDLGIFTENVVNRVLASVVSCAKPRWAEVEGRFSARGGIEARITARHGRNKSNAHLLG
- a CDS encoding redoxin domain-containing protein yields the protein MSDVVRVGQAVPDFEMDVFNPKSHEFEKISLADLKKNKKWTVLVFYPADYTFVCPTELADVAVKHDELAKAGAEVISVSTDTKFVHLAWQREEKLLSGVKYLMGADPTGKVSRLFGVYDEATGLALRGTFIINP
- a CDS encoding FAD-dependent oxidoreductase; translated protein: MDRPAPESRAGERAHAVVVGGGFAGAAAASALAEAGVTVTLIEERATLGGRTSSLKDGVTKQDVDNGQHLFLGSYRDTRAFLKRLGVEDRILFGKSFSIPFINRMGHRSILEPRVFSGRLGLLAGIFAFREMKWRDRISLLWGLGRARFLAPERVRTLTVSRWLTTLRQTPGARRAFWDPLCLATLNEQPDRAAAEALLCVLQQGIFSDGKSRSMGHATLPLNRLWSMELGPYLQRADGRLAARQKATGFRVEGNRVTSVEVAGESFVDAEVFVLATELAAAELIAPAPLREAFAPIQKHDHAPIVAVNLWFKEPPFKEPLVGLLDMDLHWIFNRETLWGPTAAGQISAVISAARPHLGRTSEELIALALADLRRAFPGFQEEPLHASVLWEHQATPSPTPDFIKHRLPVRTPLANFSGRRLGGRGLAPHH